The Silurus meridionalis isolate SWU-2019-XX chromosome 25, ASM1480568v1, whole genome shotgun sequence genomic interval ATCAGATAAACGACAAGCGGTTTTGTTCGTCTGCTGTGTTCCGGCTTTACAAGCGCTGTGGGATCTCTAGTCTaaagcgcgcacacacacacacacacacacacacacacacgcacgcatgcacacatacTTTCATGAACACCTACATGTGTTTCAGCTGTAAAATCCAAATCGCAATGTGTGACTGTAATTAACTTTTTGTTATattgaaataattgtaaataaaagaagTCGACTGAACGCCAGCTGAGAAAACGGAGAGGTTTCGATCTTTGGGGTGCTGTTATAAGGATTCGAAACCGAGTATTGTGGTTTGTGACGTGCTAACATCAGGCTTTCCGAATGACTGCGATTTTTTTAAGCCTTTTTACTAACTGGGTTATTAgacactcttttttttaaactagacAACGtccaatattttttaatgattcacACTATGTTTTGTCTTGGTGTccttttggtctttttttcaTAAACAGAAGCTTCGGAATTAAAGATGGCTGTCGTTTTTTACATGCTAATCACATTAGTCATCTTGAGGAAGCAAAGCtgtcttcataaaaaaaaaaaaaaaatttccacatATATTCTCTTTTCTTCAGGAAGTCGGTTTTAACAGGTTGCCATCGCACGACAGCATTTTAGcgccatgtaaaaaaaaaaaaaaaaacgtagcaCTATTAGAATAAAGTCATAGCACTACGGGACTGAAGTCGTAGCACTACTGGAATACAGGCGTAGCACTACGGGAATGCAGTCGTAGCACTACGGGAATACAGTCATAGCACTACGGGAATACAGTCGTAGCACTACGGGAATACAGTCGTAGCACTACGGGAATACAGTCGTAGCACTACTGAAATACAGTCGTAGCACTACTGAAATACAGTCGTAGCACTACTGAAATACAGTCGTAGCACTACGGGACTGAAGTCGTAGCACTACTGGAATACAGGCGTAGCACTACGGGAATACAGTCGTAGCACTACGGGAATACAGTCGTAGCACTACGGGAATACAGTCGTAGCACTACTGAAATACAGTCGTAGCACTACTGAAATACAGTCGTAGCACTACTAGAATACAGGCGTAGCACTACTAGAATACAGGCGTAGCACTACGGGAATACAGTCGTAGCACTACGGGAATACAGTCGTAGCACTACTGGAATACATTCGTAGCACTACTGGAATACAGTCGTAGCACTACGGGAATACAGTCGTAGCACTACGGGAATACAGTCGTAGCGCTACGGGAATACAGTCGTAGCGCTACGGAATACAGTCGAGCGCCACGGGAATACAGTCGCAGCGCTACTGGAATACAGTCGCAGCGCTACGGGAATACAGTCGTAGCGCTACGGGAATACAGTCGTAGCGCTACGGGAATACAGTCGTAGCGCTACGGGAATACAGTCGTAGCGCTATTGGAATACAGTCGTGGCACTACGGGAATAAAGGTcgaaattatgaaaataaattcaaattgaTGAGAATAATGTCGTAGCACcatgagaaaaaaattactttattgTCATAGTTTCGACTTTCTTCTCGTAACCttagaatttttttccctttaaaattttataaaccCAAAGCAAAGTGACCGCTAGTCCTGGAGAAACTGCGGAATACACCGTGCGTCGTTGTTTATTGGTTTCACCGTTTCTTATCCCTTTACCGAACAACTTTTCCACAAACTTTCAACaatttctgttttctgtctttcctcGCAGGGAAAACCGGACCTGAACACAGCACTGCCCATCAGACAGACAGCGTCGATCTTTAAACAGCCCGTCACCAAAGTGGTCAACCATCCCAGCAACAAAGTCAAGACAGACCCACAGAGAGCGACCGAACAGCCTCGGCAGGTGAAGCTCTTTCTAAAAGACTTTGTTGGATTTTTATGCTCTTGTGCTAATTAGTGTGTAAAAAGTGAGCTAAGGTGCTCACTACAGTAAATATGACTTACAGATgcctgtacatacatacactatatggttcTTATCCAAACTTTGACCACACTTGGATTTGCGTTAACGCCTTATTTTAAAGATagttatacaataataaaatagttttatatatagtcAGAATTTAAACTACTGGAAAAATCCGGAagcatctctctttctctttctttctttctttctttctttctttctttctttctttctttctttctttctttctttctttctttctttctttctttctttctttctttctcatttcatATCTTATTGGATATGTTAGGGTGCAGTACACTCCCGCAACCACAAGGGGCTGCCAAATCCACACTTTTTATCGCAGCACTGATTAACGCTGCGATAAAAAGTGAGCTTATTTATCAACACAGAGCTTAACACAGAGCTTATTTATCATCTTCATAAGGAGAGGATTTTAGGAGGTTCTTATGGTCGACACCATGCATTAAGAGTCATCCGGATGGTTCACAAGGTGTTCCCCATGTTGAATCCTTCACCCTGGTTATTTTAGCTTGCAATAAACAAGCAATCCTATTACATGTTTGCCTTGAACTCTGGATCGAGATAAAACAGAAAAgcagtttatattattattattattattaattattattattattatattattattattataaagaactCAACGCATCAGAACACATTGTACCagtctacacaaacacacactggagGTCAGAATGATTACAAAGCAGGGGAGGACGATTTGCTGTAAGAGCGGAATGAAGGGGTTGTGTGACTGGGAGTTGAGGTGTGGAAGTGATTtagtgcggtgtgtgtgtgtgtgtgtgtgtgtgtgtgtgtgtgtgtgtgtgtgtgtggagagactCCAGTAGTCATTGGCGTTTGGGAATTATCTTGCTGCCTGACTGCTCTGTTCTCCGTGAGCAGGGCTGTAATGATCACACCATCCCCCATAcatctctttttccctctctccttctctccctctctccttctctccctctctttctctctcgctcttttctcTCAAACCCTTCACTCCTACGCAGTATACATGTTgctgatacgtcatattcacatCATCCTTTTCTCCAGGAACATTtgcaggaacattatagttctAATGGATGCTAATGGTTACACCTAGCTTCTCTGCGCACTTCCAGGCCTTTTATAAATCAGAGCAACTCGAACCCATTACCTGTAACACAACAATCTACTGGAATATTTCATGACCTATAATAACGTtttaaccgttttttttttaaactttttattttatttttatatacgtGGATTTATTTGTAAAGGGCCCGAGAGAGTCACGGAGgggcttttatttaaaatcgcAGCTCAGTAAATCCTTGGGCCTGTTTACGAGCTTCTGTTGGCGAGTCGTTCGGAGTGCCACACAGAGCTGCCATGTTGGCTACAGATGGCTCCCTCGGGCTCATCCTGGACGTCGGTTGGTTTATAACAGAGCGCTGGAGGATTAGCTGCTTGAGAAGGCCAGTTTCTGGAGCGGGTTTAGTAACAGAACTCCATCTTGACAAGTGCAATTGATCATCCCTCGTGAATCGCCGATTTCCATCCGGGAGTAACAGACAGTAATTTTGTGGATTCAGCATATATCCTTTTTGAAGATCCCATTCCAAAattccatttcctgttataataacctccatttttttgggaagatgttccactagattttgaaatgtccttgtggagatttgtgtgagtttCATTCCGCCACAAAGGCGTTAGTAACGCCGGGTACTGGTCTGCAAGTCCAGTTTTGGGACAcaccaacaggtggcagcacaaacctgcatgcacagtcacagggaacgccgaccttcataagtcaatggacatcgggagctgtgcaactggtgctattctgaccacgtacGTTACCACGTCTGTGGGGTCTGACCACATGAGCACTCTCACAAATGAGTTTTTTCACTTCCGCACACTCCCTAATTGGCCTAAATTTAATGGCCCGggatccaaagacgtcctacacaatcgtgcgcctccaagtttgtggtaacggtttggagaagaacccgATATGGCTGAATgcatcaggtgtcccaatacttttttccatatagtgttgTTTCTGTACTTAGGATCACCTGCCAGCTTCAGATATGTTGCTTAAAAAACCAGCACTTGACCCCTAATCCTGACTAAATCCCCTGCAGGCTGtttagaaacatttttaaggCTCGCTTGGTAGAACCGATAAACACTAACATTTCCAGGACACTTGTGAGTTTAATCCTCAGAGTAGCGAGTACAGGCACAAGGGCGGACGAAAAAGTGTAGAAAAAAAGGAGTTTTGTACACGTTGTTTATTTGTAAGTTTCAcgtatatatctgtgtgtttatattctTTGTTCTATCTCTTTATGTGTATGTGCAGCTCTTCTGGGAGAGGAGGTTGAAAGGTTTGAGGTCGTCGGACGTCACAGAAGAGGTTCTCAGGACTATGGAGCTTCCTAAAGGTTTACAAAGTAAGCATGATCCTTTCTACGCACGTGATTTCGAAACAACCGATGTTGGAACATCGGGATGGATTTCTGTTCATGACTTGACCATTTGTGGattcaaaaaataaagaaattatctCTTTCAAATTTCTTGCAAattctattattctattattctattattttttttatgctggttTGTCCCTGTATggtataatgtgtatgtttgtgtacagtgtgtaaaacCTGATGTTAAAATCTGCCACGTAATTGGAAAATAACTATTGACTAGATTGGCCCAaagagttactgttaccactGGAAGCGCTGGTGGTCTGCGTTTTATTTGCTTATACATTGTGGTGCAGGAAAACGGGGTAATTTTAGAACTAGGAGTTGGCAACCCTGGGGGGGTCGGCAATTTGTTTGGAACCGGTGCGAGCTCGTTTAGAACCGCTTGGCATCGGTTAGAGTAGAACAGTGAAGCGGTGCATCGCCgtaaaaccttttataagaTTGGAAGGGAATTTCGGCATCGTTACCGGTTGGGATGTCACGATCGTGTGTCGTGGGTGGTGAAGCGTGTTGTGGAATGGAAAGGCGAGGGCTCTTCACGATGGCAGCTCGAACAGCCTTGACATTCTCTGGTGTTTCTTAGAAACGTCTTAACAGGTGATGACGCCCCAATTCCCTTTTCTTATAACAGTTTTACAGTGATTTCCTGTTTGCCTGCGCCACCCTGTGGCAACCTAATGCCGGATATGCTGCCAAAACTCTTCCTTCTTTCCGGACGAGCCTGATTCATCCTACCTTTAGATGGAGTTCTGTTCAGCTCATGATGAACCTACACTCAATATGATTTAGGTGAAGCAGCATTGCTGGGGTAGTCCCTGAAGGACAGGTAGAGGACGTCGACAGAGATTATATGAGCAGTGACTGTAAATAGAAGTTACAGGTATATGATTTTTTGTGGACACATCTTTTTTTCAGGTGTAGGTCCAGATTCGTCGGATGAGACGTTGTTGTCGGCCATAGCCAGCGCTCTACACATGAGTTCGGGCCCCATCACGGGTCAGACGTCCACAGCGGCAGAGAAAAACCCCGCTATCTGGCTCAACACCTCTCAGCCGCTCTGCAAGTCCTTCATCGTCACCGACGACGACATCAGGTACGACCACCTCAAAGCTGTCGCAGTCGAACACCATGTGTTTGTCTCTGGTTGCAAAACGAGCCCCATTCGAAGTGTCCCCAGCAAGTGTCGGCCGATTTTCTCTCAAATCGCTGTCAAAATTGCGACCGTACGTTCCTCCGCTTCTACCCTGACCTACAGGTTCTCCCTTAGTACCTCCCAtaggtgttttttgtttgtcttgtttACCAGTTA includes:
- the mbd2 gene encoding methyl-CpG-binding domain protein 2 yields the protein MIMERKRIDCPALPPGWKKEEVIRKSGLSAGKSDVYYYSPSGKKFRSKPQLSRYLGNAVDLGCFDFRTGKMMPSKMQKNKQRLRSETLSMSKGKPDLNTALPIRQTASIFKQPVTKVVNHPSNKVKTDPQRATEQPRQLFWERRLKGLRSSDVTEEVLRTMELPKGLQSVGPDSSDETLLSAIASALHMSSGPITGQTSTAAEKNPAIWLNTSQPLCKSFIVTDDDIREQELKVRQARRSLEEALMADGLARAAESARDVEGRAA